In a genomic window of Phragmites australis chromosome 14, lpPhrAust1.1, whole genome shotgun sequence:
- the LOC133890188 gene encoding uncharacterized protein LOC133890188, producing MPYLSSALKPSPPFFGITPGSLAKPLGWIELPVTFGSSNNFKTEMVMFDVVDFGTTYNAILGQPALAQFMIVSHSMYQVIKILGPKGVTTIVGNKKTVLHYDKRSLVRVELALESQPEKYA from the coding sequence ATGCCCTACCTGAGTAGTGCattgaaaccatctcctcccttcttcgggATCACCCCAGGATCTTTGGCCAAGCCATTGGGATGGATCGAACTACCCGTCACCTTTGGTTCGTCAAACAATTTCAAGACTGAGATGGTCATGTTTGATGTGGTAGACTTTGGGACCACATACAACGCGATCTTGGGTCAACCGGCACTAGCCCAGTTCATGATCGTCTCCCACTCTATGTACCAGGTGATCAAGATCCTTGGTCCCAAGGGAGTCACTACCATAGTTGGCAACAAAAAGACGGTCCTGCActacgacaagaggagcctcgttAGGGTTGAGCTGGCTCTCGAGTCGCAGCCTGAGAAGTATGCCTAA
- the LOC133890832 gene encoding SEC12-like protein 1: MASGGGEASVAGGGKVSCAAWIRRREEKAAARVFATYGRAGAAGSPPAIEVLGFDSKECYLTAEPLARAVLGEGVPGDAPRGIAVHPAGDELVCATAKGCRLFKLVFEEFTVRIIPRDALPLESVGPQKCLAFSTDGAKFAIGGEDGHLRIFHWPSMNVLLDEPKAHKSFRDMDISLDSEFLVSTSTDGSARIWKIDEGVPLVNLTRSSDEKIECCRFSRDGMKPFLFCTIAKGSNVVTVVWNISDWKRIGYKRLLGKPISTLSVSMDGKYLALGSHDGDFCAIDVKKMEVSHWSKKVHLGSPISSIEFCPTERVVISTSHQWGAELTKLNVPADWKEWQLWLVLLALFLASAIVFYVFYQRSDSFWKLPMGQHQPAKLWSVLKESPPVPEDQTPW; encoded by the exons atggcgagcggcggcggcgaggcttCGGTGGCCGGGGGAGGGAAGGTTTCGTGCGCGGCGTGGATCCGACGCCgggaggagaaggcggcggcgcgcgTCTTCGCGACGTACGGCCGGGCGGGGGCGGCCGGCTCCCCGCCCGCGATCGAGGTGCTCGGCTTCGACTCCAAGGAGTGCTACCTCACCGCCGAGCCCCTG GCGAGGGCCGTGCTCGGGGAGGGCGTCCCGGGCGACGCGCCGCGTGGCATCGCAGTGCACCCTGCCGGCGACGAGCTCGTCTGCGCAACGGCCAAGGGTTGCAG GTTATTCAAACTGGTTTTTGAAGAGTTCACCGTTCGCATTATTCCAAGAGATGCTCTACCTCTTGAATCTGTTGGGCCACAGAAGTGTCTTGCTTTCAGCACAGATGGCGCCAAATTTGCCATTGGTGGAGAG GATGGACATCTCAGGATATTCCATTGGCCAAGCATGAATGTGCTCTTGGATGAACCTAAAGCTCATAAGTCCTTTCGAGACATGGATATCAG CTTAGACTCAGAGTTTTTAGTTTCAACGTCCACTGATGGATCTGCAAGAATATGGAAGATAGATGAAGGGGTACCGCTGGTCAATTTGACTCGATCTTCG GATGAGAAGATCGAGTGTTGCCGATTTTCTAGGGATGGGATGAAACCATTCCTGTTTTGCACAATTGCAAAAG GTTCCAATGTTGTTACTGTTGTCTGGAACATAAGTGATTGGAAGAGAATTGGGTACAAAAGACTTCTGGGAAAGCCTATCTCCACACTTTCGGTTAGCATGGATGGAAAATATTTGGCTTT AGGAAGCCATGACGGTGACTTCTGTGCTATCGATGTAAAGAAAATGGAAGTTTCTCACTGGAGCAAGAAGGTTCATCTAGGCTCCCCGATCTCCTCCATCGAATTTTGTCCTACTGAAAG GGTCGTAATCTCCACGTCGCATCAATGGGGAGCAGAGCTAACCAAACTGAACGTGCCTGCTGACTGGAAAG AATGGCAACTCTGGCTCGTACTCCTGGCGCTCTTCCTGGCGTCGGCCATCGTGTTCTATGTGTTCTACCAGCGCTCAGACTCCTTCTGGAAGCTCCCCATGGGGCAGCACCAGCCGGCCAAGCTGTGGAGCGTGCTGAAGGAGTCTCCTCCAGTCCCGGAGGACCAGACCCCGTGGTGA